In Paenibacillus bovis, one DNA window encodes the following:
- the zapE gene encoding AFG1/ZapE family ATPase has translation MPTSSPEERFARLLQLKQKSQQMQQELLQDPIVAEFMQKHPGLPNTVLQSSLPKILEYRNNRRHCEQCPGLDHCPLDLPGHYTHLEVVHLAGDTRLEDRRVRCRHQRVLEHQQQIRRNILSYHDDREAVERGYDVQEIASREKERTPAVRRVLQYLQQVTHTQKLPKKGLYLQGGFGTGKTYLLGFLLHELAKLGHTGIIVYLPEFVEDMKLLMNDSNKLQTAMKLLKETDLLVLDDIGAENLNPWVRDHILGTILNDRMDKKPTFYTSNYALADLQTHLSFTHKDGDDHFKAERLMNRIAPYIEVIHVTGANQRPMHSMKNKEG, from the coding sequence ATGCCAACATCAAGTCCGGAAGAACGATTCGCCCGGCTGCTGCAGCTGAAGCAGAAAAGCCAGCAGATGCAGCAGGAACTCCTGCAGGACCCGATTGTCGCCGAATTCATGCAAAAACATCCTGGTCTACCGAACACGGTCCTGCAAAGCAGCCTGCCGAAGATCCTGGAATACCGGAATAACCGGCGACACTGCGAGCAGTGTCCGGGGCTGGACCACTGCCCGCTCGATCTGCCCGGACATTACACACATCTGGAAGTGGTCCACCTGGCCGGAGACACCCGGCTGGAAGACCGGCGGGTACGCTGCAGGCACCAGCGTGTCCTGGAACATCAGCAGCAGATCCGCCGGAACATCCTGAGCTACCATGATGACCGGGAGGCAGTAGAGCGGGGATATGATGTGCAGGAAATCGCTTCCCGCGAGAAAGAGCGGACGCCTGCGGTCCGGCGAGTGCTGCAGTATCTCCAGCAGGTGACCCATACGCAGAAGCTGCCGAAAAAGGGACTGTACCTGCAGGGCGGCTTCGGCACCGGTAAAACCTATTTGCTGGGCTTCTTGCTGCATGAGCTGGCCAAACTGGGACATACCGGCATCATTGTGTATCTTCCGGAATTTGTGGAAGATATGAAGCTGCTCATGAACGACTCAAACAAGCTGCAAACGGCCATGAAGCTGCTGAAAGAAACGGATCTTTTGGTACTGGATGATATCGGGGCGGAGAACCTGAACCCCTGGGTGCGGGATCATATCCTGGGCACCATCCTGAACGATCGGATGGACAAAAAACCAACCTTTTACACATCCAACTATGCACTGGCTGATCTGCAGACACACTTGAGTTTTACGCATAAAGACGGCGACGATCATTTCAAAGCCGAACGGCTGATGAACCGGATTGCTCCCTATATCGAAGTCATCCACGTGACCGGCGCCAACCAGCGGCCGATGCACTCAATGAAGAATAAAGAGGGATGA
- a CDS encoding DUF2971 domain-containing protein, with protein sequence MPEEDVILDRMHEVFNEDLGEHQLINENFDNLYHYTSIQGLEGIVTYGCFWVTHVKFMNDSSENSYFWGVLKEVIDDFAKMHPENSVRKGFVAELNKVMDIHTKVMNVINHYVLSFSTQSDSLSMWNYYGKNDGYCLGFSKNEIIEVMNKLNDDKNVDLVLTAQVIYDKEVQVNILRNELENVYKWFLENKDNNQWKDINNRAFSRGIASYAIERFATYASFFKHPAFRDEGEFRVYIRQTMFDNPANYRPYQGIIIPYIKVNIKKNNEEIPLESINVGPLIKHDLAVEGLERWLSTQSLTKPIDEIKLTQSNIPIRF encoded by the coding sequence ATGCCGGAAGAAGATGTTATTTTAGACAGAATGCATGAAGTGTTTAATGAAGATTTAGGGGAGCATCAGTTGATCAATGAAAACTTCGATAACTTGTACCACTATACATCTATACAAGGATTGGAAGGTATTGTAACATATGGATGTTTCTGGGTGACACATGTGAAATTCATGAATGATTCGTCCGAAAACAGTTATTTTTGGGGTGTATTGAAAGAAGTAATAGATGATTTTGCTAAAATGCATCCTGAAAACTCGGTAAGAAAAGGGTTTGTTGCAGAATTAAATAAAGTAATGGACATTCATACTAAAGTTATGAATGTTATAAATCACTATGTTTTATCTTTTTCAACTCAATCCGATTCCTTATCCATGTGGAATTATTATGGGAAAAATGATGGTTATTGTTTAGGTTTTTCTAAAAATGAAATAATAGAAGTAATGAATAAATTAAACGATGATAAGAATGTAGACTTAGTTTTAACAGCGCAAGTTATTTATGATAAAGAGGTTCAAGTTAACATTTTACGTAACGAATTAGAGAATGTGTATAAATGGTTTTTAGAAAATAAAGACAATAATCAATGGAAAGATATTAATAATCGAGCTTTTTCCAGAGGAATTGCAAGCTATGCAATAGAACGCTTCGCTACCTATGCTTCATTTTTTAAGCATCCTGCATTTAGAGACGAAGGTGAATTCCGCGTTTATATTCGTCAAACAATGTTTGATAATCCTGCGAATTACCGTCCATATCAAGGAATCATAATTCCTTATATCAAAGTGAATATCAAGAAAAATAATGAAGAAATACCTTTAGAATCGATTAACGTAGGGCCTTTAATCAAACATGACCTTGCAGTAGAAGGACTTGAGCGGTGGCTCAGTACTCAATCTTTGACAAAGCCTATCGATGAAATTAAGTTGACTCAATCTAATATTCCTATCCGATTTTGA